In Euwallacea fornicatus isolate EFF26 chromosome 31, ASM4011564v1, whole genome shotgun sequence, the following proteins share a genomic window:
- the LOC136348133 gene encoding UDP-glucosyltransferase 2-like, which translates to MKGCYLILIFFAVSIKLVEIHAARILCVFQMPAVSHQATFKPISRTLSLRGHEVIAVTPHPINDSTLVNLTEIDTSKDTYPIISRHGFEFFMSKSLTVQSKIRKIFAMYNEFAHAILGNEQFKEIYLDESQKFDLIISQIYISPIMFALSAKLKAPIIGVSSMGGWSGTHVSMGNPNPPSIYSEMFLPYNGDLTFYERIKSTLYFVWSRLYVYFVAMPKCNEIARKFLGNDLPYLADIERNVSAVFLNINPILYTPRPMVPTVIPLSFMHIQPRKELPKDIKTLIEGAENGVVYFSLGSNVKSINIPEEIRSLLMQVFAELPYKVLWKFEAEELPGKPDNVIIKKWLPQQDILGHPNVKAFISQCGLQSTEEAIDRETPMVGIPFIADQEMNSLRLADWGVLRHIDYLNTSKDELVKAIKDVAENPNYRENMKKLRRLLQDEPMSGIEKAVWWAEYVIRHKGTRHLRSPTVDIDWHKYLLLDLIGILIVVLILVLQVSLLMGKVGNKIKTKTE; encoded by the exons AGGGCACGAAGTTATAGCAGTAACGCCTCATCCTATAAACGATTCAACACTTGTTAATCTGACTGAAATTGACACAAGTAAGGACACATATCCAATTATTTCGAGGCatggatttgaatttttcatgtcAAAATCg TTGACTGTTCAGTCGAAAATCAGGAAAATATTTGCTATGTATAATGAGTTTGCTCATGCCATATTAGGAAATGAACAATTCAAGGAAATATACTTGGACGAATCCCAAAAGTTCGATCTAATAATTTCACAGATATATATCAGTCCTATTATGTTCGCTTTAAGCGCGAAGCTGAAGGCTCCAATTATTGGAGTATCATCCATGGGCGGATGGTCAGGAACCCACGTATCCATGGGGAATCCAAATCCTCCTTCTATATATTCAGAAATGTTTCTACCTTATAATGGAGATCTAAC ATTTTACGAACGAATTAagagcaccctgtattttgtgTGGTCTCGGCTTTACGTCTATTTTGTTGCAATGCCCAAATGTAATGAAATAGCAAGGAAGTTCCTAGGGAATGACTTACCTTATCTGGCGGACATCGAGAGAAACGTTAGTGCAGTATTTCTAAACATAAATCCAATACTTTATACACCAAGACCAATGGTACCGACGGTAATACCCTTAAGTTTCATGCACATTCAACCAAGAAAGGAGCTGCCGAAG GACATAAAAACACTAATAGAAGGCGCTGAAAATGGCGTTGTATATTTTAGCTTAGGATCAAACGTTAAAAGTATTAATATACCCGAGGAAATCAGAAGTCTTCTGATGCAGGTGTTTGCCGAATTGCCATATAAAGTCCTCTGGAAATTCGAAGCAGAAGAATTGCCTGGCAAACCTGATAatgtgataataaaaaaatggttgcCCCAACAAGATATTTTAG GTCACCCAAATGTCAAGGCGTTTATAAGCCAGTGCGGTCTCCAGTCTACTGAAGAAGCTATAGATAGGGAAACACCAATGGTCGGAATACCATTTATAGCCGATCAAGAAATGAACAGTCTACGACTGGCTGATTGGGGCGTTCTCCGACATATTGACTATCTCAATACGTCCAAAGATGAGTTGGTGAAAGCCATAAAGGATGTCGCTGAAAATCCCAA TTATAgagaaaacatgaaaaaactTCGACGACTATTGCAAGATGAACCTATGAGCGGGATTGAAAAGGCGGTATGGTGGGCTGAATATGTGATCAGGCACAAGGGAACAAGGCATTTGAGAAGTCCAACAGTGGACATCGATTGGCACAAATACCTACTTCTAGATTTAATCGGCATTTTGATTGTTGTCCTTATCTTAGTTTTACAAGTTAGTCTACTAATGGGTAAGgtaggaaataaaattaaaaccaaaacagaataa